A genomic window from Schistocerca serialis cubense isolate TAMUIC-IGC-003099 chromosome 4, iqSchSeri2.2, whole genome shotgun sequence includes:
- the LOC126475193 gene encoding cuticle protein 38-like isoform X1, which translates to MYKLVILPLLFAAVSAGYLGGVAVAPAAVAAPAIAAPVAYAAPAIAAPALAVAPALRAAPLAVAGPAIAAPLPYAAAVPILKIH; encoded by the exons ATGTACAAGCTG GTGATCCTGCCCCTGCTGTTCGCCGCCGTGTCGGCCGGCTACCTGGGAGGCGTGGCCGTGGCGCCAGCGGCCGTCGCCGCTCCCGCCATCGCCGCCCCcgtggcctacgccgcccccgccatcgccgCCCCAGCCTTGGCCGTGGCCCCTGCTCTGCGAGCCGCCCCTCTGGCTGTCGCCGGCCCCGCCATCGCCGCTCCTCTGCCCTACGCAGCTGCGGTTCCTATCCTCAAGATCCACTGA